A DNA window from Parabacteroides johnsonii DSM 18315 contains the following coding sequences:
- the secA gene encoding preprotein translocase subunit SecA — protein sequence MGFNEFMTKLFGNKSQRDLKEITPYVDKIKAVYPSIQKLSNDELRAKTDEIKQRIQDYVADERAKVEELRKGIDNKELEEREAIWAEVDKIEKNITDKMEVVLEESLPEVFSIMKDTARRFSENETIEVTANDFDRNLATKYDFVEIDGDKALYHNHWVAGGNEITWDMVHYDVQLFGGVVLHKGKIAEMATGEGKTLVATLPVFLNALTRNGVHVVTVNDYLSKRDSEWMGPLYMFHGLSVDCIDKHQPNSDARRAAYNADITFGTNNEFGFDYLRDNMAISPNDLVQRKHNYAIVDEVDSVLIDDARTPLIISGPIPRGEEQLFEQFRPNVEVVVNAQKDLCSKMLIEAKKKMASSDQKEVEEGSIQLYRSFKGYPRNKALIKFLSEQGVKAQMLKTEEYFMSENMRHMHEATDELYFVIDEKNNSIELTDKGIDLLTGKTDDPTFFVLPDITSQLSELEHIQNEEEKQAKKDELLANYSVKSERVHTINQLLKAYTLFEKDDEYVVMDNKVMIVDEQTGRIMDGRRYSDGLHQAIEAKERVKVEAATQTFATITLQNYFRMYHKLSGMTGTAETEAGEFWDIYKLDVVVIPTNRPIARNDMNDRIYKTKREKYNAVIEEIVQLTEAGRPVLVGTTSVEISELLSRMLTMRKIKHNVLNAKLHQKEAEIVATAGQSSTVTIATNMAGRGTDIKLSQEVKAAGGLAIIGTERHESRRVDRQLRGRAGRQGDPGSSVFFVSLEDDLMRLFASEKIAGLMDKLGFKEGEVLEHSMLSKSVERAQKKVEENNFGIRKRLLEYDDVMNSQRNVIYTRRRHALMGERIGLDVLNTIYDTSVAIVDQHADGDYEGFKLELFKTFAMECPFTEEEFKSGKADKLADKLFDEALQLFKRRMERMTQVANPVIKQVYEHQGAMYENIMIPITDGKRMYNVSCNLKEAYETESKAITKAFQKSIVLHTIDEAWKEHLREMDELRHSVQNASYENKDPLLIYKLESYNLFKNMVDMMNRKTAAVLMRGQIPVREEPTEEEKQAMAARQAAMEEAARQRIAIQRAEAERRQDMSKYRAEKTDISGNNDPEERAPQQPRQEPVRAEKRVGRNDPCPCGSGKKYKNCHGQGL from the coding sequence ATGGGATTTAATGAATTTATGACGAAGCTGTTCGGCAATAAGTCGCAGCGTGACCTGAAAGAAATTACCCCGTATGTGGATAAGATTAAGGCCGTATATCCGTCAATCCAAAAGCTCTCGAACGACGAGCTTCGTGCAAAAACTGATGAAATCAAACAGCGTATTCAAGATTATGTAGCCGATGAACGCGCAAAAGTGGAAGAACTGCGCAAAGGTATCGACAACAAGGAACTGGAAGAACGTGAAGCGATCTGGGCCGAAGTAGACAAAATCGAAAAGAACATCACGGATAAGATGGAAGTGGTATTGGAAGAATCCCTTCCCGAAGTATTCTCCATCATGAAAGATACGGCCCGCCGTTTTTCCGAAAACGAAACAATCGAAGTAACGGCAAATGACTTCGACCGTAATCTGGCTACCAAATACGACTTTGTGGAAATCGACGGCGATAAGGCTCTCTATCACAACCATTGGGTTGCAGGTGGTAACGAAATCACCTGGGATATGGTCCACTACGACGTACAGTTGTTCGGTGGTGTCGTACTGCACAAAGGTAAGATTGCTGAAATGGCGACCGGTGAAGGTAAAACATTGGTGGCTACCCTGCCTGTATTCCTCAACGCATTGACTCGCAACGGTGTACATGTGGTAACCGTAAATGACTATTTGTCAAAACGTGACTCGGAATGGATGGGCCCGTTATATATGTTTCACGGATTGTCGGTAGACTGTATCGACAAGCATCAGCCGAACTCCGACGCCCGCCGTGCTGCTTACAATGCCGACATCACGTTCGGTACGAACAACGAATTCGGTTTCGACTACTTGCGTGACAATATGGCGATCAGCCCAAACGACCTGGTACAGCGCAAACACAACTATGCCATTGTCGATGAGGTCGACTCCGTGTTGATCGACGATGCCCGTACACCGTTGATTATTTCCGGTCCGATCCCCCGCGGTGAAGAGCAGTTGTTCGAACAGTTCCGCCCGAATGTGGAAGTAGTCGTAAACGCACAGAAAGACCTTTGTTCCAAGATGCTGATCGAAGCCAAGAAAAAAATGGCAAGCAGCGATCAGAAAGAGGTAGAAGAAGGTTCTATCCAGCTGTACCGTTCCTTCAAGGGATATCCGCGTAACAAGGCGCTGATCAAATTCCTGAGCGAGCAAGGCGTAAAAGCCCAGATGTTGAAGACGGAAGAATACTTCATGTCTGAAAACATGCGTCATATGCACGAAGCGACAGACGAACTGTACTTCGTAATCGACGAAAAGAATAACAGTATCGAACTGACCGATAAAGGTATCGACTTGCTGACAGGTAAGACCGACGACCCGACATTCTTCGTATTGCCGGATATCACTTCCCAGCTTTCCGAACTTGAACATATTCAGAACGAAGAAGAAAAACAAGCCAAGAAAGACGAATTGCTGGCCAACTATTCCGTCAAGAGCGAACGCGTACATACGATCAACCAATTGCTGAAAGCTTACACCTTGTTCGAGAAAGACGACGAATATGTCGTGATGGACAACAAGGTCATGATCGTTGATGAACAAACGGGCCGTATCATGGATGGACGCCGCTATTCCGACGGTCTGCATCAGGCTATCGAAGCAAAAGAACGTGTGAAGGTGGAAGCCGCTACACAGACATTTGCAACCATCACTTTGCAGAACTACTTCCGCATGTATCACAAGCTGTCAGGTATGACCGGTACGGCTGAAACGGAAGCCGGCGAATTCTGGGACATCTATAAACTGGATGTTGTCGTAATCCCGACCAACCGCCCGATCGCCCGTAACGATATGAACGACCGCATCTACAAGACGAAGCGTGAAAAATACAACGCCGTAATCGAAGAGATCGTCCAACTGACCGAAGCAGGACGCCCGGTACTGGTAGGTACGACATCCGTCGAAATCTCCGAATTGTTGAGTCGTATGCTTACCATGCGTAAGATCAAACATAACGTCTTGAATGCGAAGTTGCACCAGAAAGAAGCTGAAATCGTAGCGACTGCCGGACAGAGCAGTACGGTGACGATCGCCACCAACATGGCCGGTCGTGGTACCGACATCAAGCTGTCTCAAGAAGTAAAAGCTGCCGGCGGTTTGGCCATCATCGGTACGGAACGTCACGAAAGCCGCCGTGTAGACCGCCAGTTACGTGGTCGCGCCGGACGTCAGGGTGACCCGGGTTCTTCCGTATTCTTCGTTTCTCTGGAAGACGATTTGATGCGTCTGTTCGCATCCGAGAAGATCGCCGGACTGATGGATAAATTAGGATTCAAGGAAGGTGAAGTATTGGAACACAGCATGCTCAGCAAATCTGTTGAACGTGCCCAGAAGAAGGTGGAAGAAAATAACTTCGGTATCCGTAAACGTCTGTTGGAATATGACGACGTGATGAACTCGCAACGTAACGTAATCTATACCCGCCGTCGTCACGCCCTGATGGGAGAACGTATCGGTCTGGACGTATTGAATACGATTTATGACACTTCCGTTGCAATCGTCGACCAACATGCCGATGGCGACTACGAAGGTTTCAAGTTGGAATTGTTCAAGACTTTCGCAATGGAATGTCCGTTCACGGAAGAAGAATTCAAGAGCGGCAAAGCCGACAAGCTGGCCGATAAACTGTTCGACGAAGCGCTGCAACTGTTCAAACGCCGTATGGAACGTATGACTCAAGTTGCCAATCCGGTGATCAAACAGGTTTACGAACATCAGGGTGCAATGTATGAAAACATCATGATCCCTATTACGGACGGTAAACGCATGTATAATGTTTCCTGCAACTTGAAAGAGGCTTACGAAACAGAAAGCAAAGCTATCACGAAAGCATTCCAGAAATCGATCGTCCTGCATACAATCGACGAAGCCTGGAAAGAACATTTGCGTGAGATGGACGAACTGCGTCACTCGGTACAGAACGCCAGCTACGAAAACAAAGATCCTCTGTTGATCTACAAGCTGGAATCTTACAACCTGTTCAAAAACATGGTGGATATGATGAACCGTAAGACTGCTGCCGTCCTGATGCGCGGTCAGATCCCTGTTCGCGAAGAACCGACTGAAGAAGAAAAGCAGGCTATGGCGGCCCGTCAGGCTGCGATGGAAGAAGCTGCTCGTCAGCGTATCGCTATCCAAAGAGCAGAAGCCGAACGCCGTCAGGACATGAGTAAATATCGTGCTGAAAAGACCGATATTTCCGGTAACAACGATCCGGAAGAACGTGCCCCGCAACAACCGCGCCAAGAACCGGTTCGCGCCGAAAAACGCGTAGGCCGCAACGATCCCTGTCCCTGCGGAAGCGGTAAGAAATATAAGAATTGTCACGGACAAGGTTTATAA
- a CDS encoding alkaline phosphatase family protein, translating to MEHRVRKILTSLIAILAATNLEAQQSTPKLVVCITVDQLRGDYIEYFYNTFGERGFKRLMNEGLVYNNIRFEFSDIDEASAFATLFTGSNPNFSGISGKNIYDFDKEKEVSVLYDPDYIGNYTKEHYSPRKLISSTIGDELKIASKGRSDVYAIAPNPESAILSAGHAANGAFWMDDYNGKWATTTYYKGLPWYVDRYNNGPESLSARLEQMAWTPSLSPDKFNAFPYVLDEIPFKYTFKENTNECFFNLKTSPFINKEINRLALQFLEYGAFGTRSCPDMLAITYYAGNYRGNMHKEYTREIQDTYYQLDKDLEQLLDKIDKKVGLSNTLIVFTGSGYYKSEEEYPDGMQLTNGEFHPKRCVALLNMYLMAIYGQHTSWVKGFYNNQIYLNRKAIEDAKLELAVIQEKAAEFLREFSGVQFVATENVLRTGNWNEKTSKYLHGTHLSSRGDLIIELQPGWTINNDDPKAKVKVIRNNAVITPLVFMGNGIKPEHIYREVKATEVAPTVTHVLRIRPPNASLSLPLRELTIDNGQLTISSK from the coding sequence ATGGAACATCGGGTACGGAAAATATTAACATCGCTTATCGCAATTCTGGCAGCAACCAATCTGGAGGCTCAACAAAGCACGCCCAAATTGGTCGTGTGCATCACCGTCGACCAGTTGCGGGGCGATTATATAGAATACTTTTATAATACATTCGGCGAACGCGGTTTCAAGCGGTTGATGAATGAAGGACTGGTGTATAACAACATCCGGTTCGAATTCTCTGACATCGACGAAGCCAGTGCCTTTGCCACCCTATTTACCGGAAGTAATCCTAATTTCAGCGGAATATCAGGAAAGAATATCTACGATTTTGACAAGGAAAAAGAGGTTTCGGTCTTATATGATCCGGACTATATCGGCAATTATACGAAAGAACATTATTCTCCCCGGAAACTGATCAGCTCCACGATCGGAGATGAACTGAAAATCGCTTCCAAAGGCAGAAGTGACGTATATGCCATTGCTCCCAACCCCGAAAGTGCGATCCTTTCTGCCGGACATGCGGCAAACGGTGCTTTTTGGATGGACGATTACAACGGCAAATGGGCGACAACGACCTACTACAAAGGGCTTCCTTGGTATGTGGACCGCTACAACAACGGCCCGGAATCCCTGTCGGCCCGTTTGGAGCAGATGGCTTGGACACCGTCTTTGTCACCGGACAAGTTCAACGCATTCCCATACGTATTAGACGAGATACCTTTCAAATACACATTCAAAGAAAATACGAACGAGTGTTTCTTCAACCTGAAGACCTCTCCTTTTATCAATAAGGAAATCAATCGCTTGGCGCTTCAGTTCCTCGAATACGGGGCTTTCGGTACACGTTCCTGTCCGGATATGCTTGCCATCACTTATTATGCAGGCAACTATCGTGGCAATATGCATAAGGAATATACCCGCGAGATACAAGACACCTATTATCAGTTGGACAAGGATCTGGAACAGTTGTTGGACAAGATCGACAAGAAGGTCGGACTGAGCAACACGCTGATCGTATTTACCGGTTCGGGATATTATAAGAGTGAAGAAGAATATCCTGACGGCATGCAGTTGACGAATGGCGAATTCCATCCGAAACGTTGCGTCGCATTGCTCAATATGTATCTGATGGCTATTTACGGTCAACATACAAGTTGGGTAAAAGGATTCTATAACAATCAGATCTACCTGAACCGCAAAGCGATAGAAGACGCAAAGCTGGAACTGGCTGTCATACAAGAAAAGGCTGCCGAATTCCTGCGCGAATTCAGCGGCGTACAGTTTGTAGCGACCGAAAACGTCCTTCGTACGGGTAACTGGAACGAAAAGACTTCCAAATACCTGCACGGTACACACCTTTCAAGTCGTGGTGACCTGATCATCGAGTTGCAGCCCGGATGGACTATCAACAATGACGATCCGAAAGCAAAAGTAAAAGTAATACGAAATAATGCAGTTATAACCCCGCTGGTATTTATGGGTAACGGTATCAAACCGGAACACATCTACCGCGAAGTAAAAGCCACAGAAGTAGCCCCTACGGTAACCCATGTGCTGAGGATCAGGCCACCCAATGCATCCCTCAGTCTGCCGTTGAGGGAATTGACAATTGACAATGGACAATTGACAATTTCATCTAAATAA
- a CDS encoding lipoprotein N-acyltransferase Lnb domain-containing protein, whose translation MERYIYALLLLFASVSLQAQYPLLSKDAEISLLTVSPSEDEVYTVYGHTALRVRDTSKKLDTVFNYGIFDFSKPNFIYRFAKGETDYRLAAQYTRDFLIEYEMRGSEVTEQILDIDSAGKARIWEALMINNRPENRVYRYNFFFDNCATRPAAIIENQTDGKIDYDAPFKQQTFRDLINYCTRNRPWLTFGCDLALGSPTDRIATPHEMMFLPPYLKEAFGTATITGADGSRKKLVSSTKTLVNGLADEERPDTGFFTPLVSCWAFFLVVLAVTFIEWRRKSYFRIVDCLLFLIAGIAGIVLFFLSFVSTHPCVCPNWNIIWLQPFDLAAVILFTVKKLRKAAYYYHFINFAALTLMLAGWHFIPQHLNTAFIPLVMSIWLRSGYGVYRKIWNIGYGKY comes from the coding sequence ATGGAAAGATATATTTACGCACTTTTGCTACTCTTCGCTTCCGTCTCGCTTCAGGCGCAATATCCGTTGCTCAGCAAAGATGCCGAGATCAGCTTGTTGACTGTTTCGCCATCGGAAGACGAAGTGTACACAGTTTACGGACATACGGCTTTACGGGTAAGAGATACCTCGAAAAAACTCGATACCGTATTTAATTACGGGATATTCGACTTCTCAAAGCCCAACTTCATCTACCGGTTTGCAAAAGGAGAAACCGATTACAGACTCGCAGCGCAATATACACGCGACTTCCTGATCGAATATGAGATGCGGGGGAGCGAAGTCACCGAACAAATCCTGGATATCGATTCCGCAGGAAAAGCACGGATATGGGAAGCCTTGATGATTAATAACCGGCCGGAAAACCGCGTGTATCGCTATAATTTCTTTTTTGACAATTGTGCGACAAGACCCGCCGCCATTATCGAAAATCAGACAGATGGAAAAATAGATTATGATGCACCATTCAAGCAGCAGACGTTCCGCGATCTCATCAACTATTGTACACGTAACAGACCTTGGCTTACGTTCGGGTGTGACCTGGCACTTGGCAGCCCGACCGACCGGATCGCGACTCCCCATGAAATGATGTTCCTACCGCCCTACTTGAAAGAAGCGTTCGGCACTGCAACCATTACCGGCGCAGACGGTTCCCGGAAAAAATTGGTAAGTTCAACCAAAACATTGGTAAACGGGCTTGCCGATGAAGAAAGACCGGACACGGGTTTCTTTACGCCACTTGTCAGCTGTTGGGCCTTTTTCCTGGTCGTGTTGGCTGTCACGTTCATAGAATGGCGTCGCAAATCTTATTTCAGGATTGTCGATTGCCTCTTGTTTCTCATCGCCGGAATAGCAGGAATCGTACTGTTTTTCCTGAGTTTCGTTTCGACACATCCATGTGTTTGCCCGAACTGGAATATTATCTGGTTGCAACCTTTTGACTTGGCAGCTGTTATTTTGTTTACAGTAAAAAAGTTAAGAAAGGCCGCATATTATTATCATTTTATTAACTTTGCGGCGCTTACGCTGATGCTGGCTGGCTGGCATTTCATTCCGCAGCATTTAAATACAGCATTTATCCCGCTGGTAATGAGCATTTGGCTCCGTTCGGGATATGGCGTTTACAGAAAAATATGGAACATCGGGTACGGAAAATATTAA
- a CDS encoding glycoside hydrolase family 2 TIM barrel-domain containing protein has product MADQLPLGGFGYGPVEAPTGKEWESPENLALNKEQPHAYIFPFQDVESARKVLPENSKFWQSLDGNWKFNWAPDPDSRPKDFYKTEFDVSGWDNIPVPSSWNIYGVQKDGSLKYGVPIYVNQPVIFQHKVAVDDWRGGVMRTPPTNWTTYKHRNEVGSFRRDFEIPQDWDGREVFISFDGVDSFFYLWINGRYVGFSKNSRNTANFNITPYLRKGTNVVAAEVYRSSDGSFLEAQDMFRLPGIFRTVALYSAPKVHVRDLIVIPDLDAAYRDGSLAISADVRNLDKKAAKGYKLEYTLYANKLYSDENTKVDNVAASATVDVINPGQTQTSQALLNVKAPNKWSAEYPYRYTLVAELKNAKDKTVETVSTIVGFRKVEIKDTPAEDDEFGLAGRYYYINGKTVKLKGVNRHESNPAVGHAITRDMMEKEVMLMKRANINHVRNSHYPDDPYWYFLCNKYGLYLEDEANIESHEYYYGAASLSHPVEWKKAHVARVMEMVHANINNPSIVIWSLGNEAGPGENFVAAYDALKLVDKSRPVQYERNNDIVDMGSNQYPSIGWTRGAVKGDYDIKYPFHISEYAHSMGNACGNLVDYWEAIESTNFFCGGAIWDWVDQSMYNYDKKTGKRYLAYGGDFGDTPNDGQFVMNGIVFGDLEPKPQYYEVKKVYQHIDVKAVDVRKGLFEIFNKYYFKDLSDYDIRWSLYENGKEIRSDLVNSGTIPARTKAQVAIPVSFDKLKNDSEYFVKVQFLLKHDMPWAEKGFVMAEEQILLQEATARPSISAVTASVGKVQLDKSDTSIKTVSGDNFVAKFDMETGTIYSLTYGGKTIIADGNGPKLDALRAFTNNDNWFYSQWFEHGLHNLQHRAMNSTVLERNDGSVVLAFTIESQAPNGAKIKGGTSTGKNSIEELTDKRFGENDFKFTTNQIWTVYPDGSIELQSSITSNRPSLVLPRLGYVMKVPQQYTGFTYYGRGPIDNYADRKSGQFIELHKNTVAGEFVNFPKPQDMGNHEDVRWCALTDPEGEGAVFVAADRLSVSALQYSALDLILASHPYQLPVAGDTYLHLDAAVTGLGGNSCGQGGPLEQDRVFAGHHDMGFIIRPVGKDLNVTANVVPAGEMPLTIMRNRAGAVELSSARKNAVICYTIDGKGKAKEYTEAIPFRNGGTVKAWFKDNPKINATVSFSKIESIQTEVVYTSSEESGYGDAKNLTDGDPNTIWHTMFSVTVAKYPHWVDLDAGEVKQIKGFSFLPRQDGSNGNIKDYSISVSQDGKNWGEPILKGTFENNLKEKKVLFDQPVKARYIRFTALSEQRGQDFASGAELMILAD; this is encoded by the coding sequence ATGGCTGATCAATTGCCGCTTGGGGGATTTGGTTACGGACCGGTGGAAGCACCGACCGGTAAAGAGTGGGAGTCTCCTGAGAACCTGGCTCTGAACAAAGAACAACCGCATGCTTATATTTTCCCTTTCCAGGATGTGGAAAGTGCCCGTAAAGTATTGCCGGAAAACAGTAAATTTTGGCAGTCTCTGGATGGAAACTGGAAGTTCAATTGGGCGCCTGATCCCGATTCACGGCCGAAAGACTTCTATAAGACAGAGTTTGATGTATCCGGTTGGGATAATATTCCGGTTCCTTCCAGTTGGAATATATACGGAGTCCAAAAAGACGGTAGCTTGAAATATGGAGTTCCAATCTATGTGAACCAGCCGGTAATCTTCCAGCATAAAGTGGCGGTCGACGACTGGCGCGGAGGCGTGATGCGTACTCCGCCGACAAACTGGACGACTTACAAGCACCGGAATGAAGTCGGTTCTTTCCGTCGTGACTTCGAGATACCGCAGGATTGGGACGGACGAGAAGTTTTTATCAGCTTTGATGGAGTCGACTCTTTCTTCTATCTGTGGATTAACGGTCGTTATGTGGGTTTCTCCAAGAATTCACGCAATACGGCTAATTTCAACATTACTCCTTATCTCCGTAAAGGAACGAATGTGGTAGCCGCCGAAGTATATCGCAGTTCCGACGGTTCTTTTCTGGAAGCACAGGATATGTTCCGCCTGCCGGGAATTTTCCGGACGGTCGCTCTTTATTCAGCTCCGAAAGTACACGTTCGCGACCTGATCGTGATTCCTGATCTGGATGCTGCTTATAGGGATGGCTCGCTGGCGATCTCGGCTGATGTACGGAATCTGGATAAGAAAGCGGCTAAAGGGTATAAGTTGGAATATACGCTGTATGCCAACAAACTATATTCGGATGAGAACACGAAAGTCGATAATGTGGCTGCTTCGGCAACAGTAGATGTCATAAATCCGGGCCAGACGCAAACTTCGCAGGCTTTATTAAATGTAAAGGCTCCTAACAAATGGTCGGCTGAATACCCGTATCGTTATACGCTGGTGGCGGAGTTGAAAAATGCCAAAGACAAAACGGTGGAAACAGTTTCGACTATAGTCGGTTTCCGCAAGGTGGAAATCAAAGATACGCCGGCTGAAGATGATGAATTTGGATTAGCCGGACGTTACTATTATATAAATGGTAAGACCGTCAAGTTGAAAGGTGTCAACCGCCATGAGTCGAATCCGGCGGTCGGGCATGCCATCACGCGCGATATGATGGAAAAAGAGGTGATGCTGATGAAGCGTGCCAATATCAACCATGTGCGTAATTCACATTATCCGGATGATCCTTATTGGTATTTCTTATGCAATAAATATGGTCTTTATCTGGAAGACGAAGCCAATATAGAGTCGCATGAATATTATTACGGCGCTGCCTCTCTTTCGCATCCGGTAGAATGGAAAAAGGCGCATGTCGCACGTGTGATGGAGATGGTTCATGCCAATATCAACAATCCGTCTATCGTGATCTGGTCGTTGGGCAATGAAGCTGGACCGGGGGAAAACTTTGTGGCTGCTTATGATGCGTTGAAGCTGGTGGATAAATCCCGTCCCGTCCAATATGAACGTAATAATGATATAGTGGATATGGGTTCGAACCAGTATCCGTCTATCGGTTGGACGCGTGGTGCGGTGAAAGGTGATTATGATATCAAATATCCGTTCCATATTTCCGAATATGCTCATTCTATGGGGAACGCTTGTGGTAACCTGGTGGATTATTGGGAGGCGATAGAGTCGACAAACTTTTTCTGTGGCGGTGCTATCTGGGATTGGGTGGACCAGTCGATGTATAATTATGATAAAAAGACCGGTAAGCGATATCTGGCGTATGGAGGGGATTTCGGTGATACTCCGAATGACGGTCAGTTTGTGATGAATGGTATTGTGTTTGGTGATCTGGAACCGAAACCGCAGTATTATGAGGTGAAGAAAGTTTATCAGCATATTGATGTGAAAGCGGTCGATGTCCGGAAGGGGCTTTTTGAGATATTCAATAAATACTATTTTAAAGACCTTTCGGATTATGATATAAGATGGTCGCTTTATGAAAACGGAAAGGAGATTCGATCCGACTTGGTTAATTCGGGAACGATCCCTGCTCGTACTAAAGCACAAGTGGCAATACCTGTATCTTTTGATAAACTTAAGAATGATTCCGAGTACTTTGTAAAGGTGCAATTTCTTCTTAAGCATGATATGCCGTGGGCTGAAAAAGGGTTTGTGATGGCGGAGGAACAAATTTTATTGCAGGAAGCCACAGCACGCCCTTCCATCAGTGCCGTGACGGCTTCTGTCGGAAAAGTGCAACTGGATAAGTCTGATACTTCGATTAAAACGGTGAGCGGTGATAATTTCGTAGCCAAGTTCGATATGGAGACAGGGACGATCTATAGCCTGACCTATGGAGGCAAGACTATTATAGCTGATGGAAACGGTCCGAAGCTTGACGCTTTGCGTGCTTTTACCAATAACGACAATTGGTTTTATTCGCAGTGGTTTGAACACGGTTTGCATAACCTGCAACATCGGGCAATGAACAGTACGGTATTGGAAAGAAACGATGGTTCGGTTGTCTTGGCCTTTACTATCGAATCGCAGGCGCCGAATGGTGCTAAGATCAAAGGTGGAACTAGCACAGGGAAGAATAGTATAGAGGAACTGACAGATAAGAGATTTGGAGAAAATGATTTCAAATTTACGACAAATCAGATCTGGACCGTTTATCCTGACGGCTCTATCGAATTGCAGTCGAGCATCACTTCTAACCGTCCGAGTCTGGTATTGCCTCGCCTTGGATATGTGATGAAAGTCCCGCAGCAATATACTGGCTTTACCTATTATGGACGTGGTCCGATCGACAACTATGCCGACCGTAAGAGCGGACAGTTTATCGAATTACATAAGAATACGGTGGCTGGTGAGTTTGTGAATTTCCCGAAACCGCAAGATATGGGTAATCATGAGGATGTACGCTGGTGTGCCCTGACCGATCCGGAGGGTGAGGGTGCTGTGTTTGTGGCTGCCGACCGTTTGTCTGTATCGGCTCTTCAATATTCTGCACTGGATTTGATTTTGGCTTCTCATCCCTACCAATTGCCGGTTGCGGGAGATACGTATCTGCATTTGGATGCGGCTGTGACCGGGCTGGGTGGTAACAGTTGTGGACAAGGCGGACCGCTGGAGCAGGATCGCGTCTTTGCCGGACATCATGACATGGGTTTTATAATTCGTCCCGTCGGAAAAGATTTAAACGTTACAGCAAATGTTGTGCCTGCTGGAGAAATGCCGTTGACAATTATGCGTAATCGAGCCGGAGCTGTAGAACTTTCATCGGCTCGTAAAAATGCTGTGATTTGCTATACGATCGACGGGAAAGGAAAAGCGAAGGAGTATACGGAAGCCATACCTTTCCGTAATGGTGGTACTGTAAAAGCTTGGTTTAAAGATAATCCGAAAATAAATGCAACGGTTTCTTTTAGTAAAATAGAGAGTATCCAGACGGAAGTGGTCTATACAAGCAGCGAAGAGTCCGGTTACGGAGATGCCAAGAACTTGACGGATGGTGATCCGAATACGATCTGGCATACGATGTTTTCTGTTACCGTTGCTAAATATCCGCATTGGGTGGACTTAGATGCAGGTGAAGTAAAACAGATCAAAGGTTTTTCATTCCTTCCCCGTCAGGACGGATCGAATGGTAATATCAAAGATTATTCGATCAGTGTCAGCCAGGATGGTAAAAACTGGGGCGAACCGATCTTGAAAGGTACTTTTGAAAATAACCTGAAGGAAAAGAAAGTGTTGTTCGATCAGCCGGTCAAAGCCCGCTATATCCGTTTTACCGCATTGAGCGAGCAGCGCGGACAGGATTTTGCGTCGGGTGCAGAATTGATGATTTTAGCTGATTAA
- a CDS encoding type III pantothenate kinase, which yields MSVISSFLFFFAEKFRHVNLIIEQGNTSSKVAVYNKRHMEASFVFKKFDVEVISSIFKKYPLTKGIFSTVIDKDGELVAYLENNLRNFVFLDETVSLPIKVQYKTPKTLGRDRLAAAVGANYLQPGKDLLVIDAGTAITYELIDASGSYLGGNISPGMTTRFRALNQFTKKLPLVVEQENIPLVGTDTETAIQAGVVNGIVCEMDGYIEMLRLKYPNLLVFLTGGHSFYFERRLKNSIFADINLVLTGLNRILEYNVED from the coding sequence ATGTCTGTTATCTCATCATTTTTGTTTTTCTTTGCGGAAAAATTCAGACACGTGAATCTCATTATAGAACAAGGAAACACATCATCGAAGGTGGCTGTATACAACAAGAGGCATATGGAGGCTTCTTTTGTGTTTAAGAAATTCGACGTGGAAGTCATCTCTTCTATCTTTAAGAAATACCCGCTGACAAAAGGGATATTCTCGACAGTGATAGATAAAGATGGCGAATTGGTTGCGTATTTGGAAAACAATCTTCGGAATTTTGTGTTTTTGGACGAAACTGTATCTCTTCCGATCAAGGTGCAATATAAAACGCCTAAAACATTGGGCAGAGACCGGTTGGCTGCCGCTGTCGGGGCCAATTACCTACAACCCGGAAAGGATTTGTTGGTGATTGACGCCGGAACAGCTATTACGTATGAATTGATCGATGCTTCCGGCTCTTATTTAGGGGGGAATATTTCGCCTGGAATGACAACCCGGTTTAGGGCATTGAACCAGTTTACAAAGAAATTACCTTTGGTGGTCGAACAGGAGAACATTCCTCTGGTCGGAACGGATACGGAAACAGCCATTCAGGCTGGAGTAGTAAATGGTATAGTGTGCGAGATGGATGGGTATATCGAAATGCTTCGGCTAAAATATCCTAACCTTTTGGTTTTTTTAACAGGCGGTCATTCGTTTTATTTTGAAAGACGACTAAAAAACTCCATCTTTGCAGACATTAATTTAGTGTTGACAGGATTAAACAGAATCTTAGAGTATAATGTTGAAGATTAA